The DNA region TGCATCTACATTGAAGATAGCCCGGTGCTTATTGTCGTTTTCAGTAGTTGTTCCCTTACCGGCAAAAACACTGCAGCGGTACTGGTCGTGTTTATTCAGATCTACCGACAGATCAGGCGATGAATAGCTCGGAGTAACACCGGTTCCGAACGGAGCGGGTGCGAACTGATACAGTCTTGTGTAGTCTTCAGATCCCGGATAAAGACTGAATTTCATTGCTATGGTGAATCCGTCTTTGCATCCGTCCTTAAATACATCGGGAAGTTCGAGCCATGAAGCTCCGAATGCTCCTCCCTTAAGGTCGAGGACATTTGTTCCGTTTTCACTGTCCTTTACTACAGAAGCGTTCTCACCGCGGATGATCGCTGCATCACCGGATTTACCGGTACTTGCTGCTTCAGCATTCTGGAATACGATTTCCGCAGCGGAGGTTTCTGATGATGATAAAAGTTCTGCGCCAGTGAATCCTGCCTGTGAAGCCATACATACCGCTGTCGTCAGGGCAAGGCTTCGCCATAATTTTTTACACATACAAACCCTTCTTTCCTAAAACGATCAGTAAAGCACGTAATTCATGCCTTACCATTTTCTGACCGGTAGTTAAGCCGGCCGCAATTTCTTGCAATTTCACAATTATAGATATGTTCCACAAAAACTTTACACAATCATTAAATTTATTATATCATCTAATTTCGCAATAATCAATAGGCAGTTCGCAATTTTTGGTTTTACAGTTAAGGAAAACACTGATTAAACCGGAAATCCGGCTCCGCCGGATTTCCGGAGGTGGCATTTGCGGGCTTCGCCCCCAGGAGCAACGCGCTGATTTATGAATAAATCAGCGTTTCCATAAACAAAGCAGGCAGTGTCTGTTACGGACACTGCCTGCCTGTTTATAATGTTTGTTATGAAAAAAATTTCTGTTGTTATTTTTATGCTGCCATTTCGGCAAATTCTTCAAATGAATCAGTAAAACCTGTAAATCCGTTGAGATCAAGGAAAGTAAAGTCTTTGTCTTTCATACCGAGTGAGATGACAAAGTCAAGTTTTCCGAGATGGTATTCAACAGCAATAGTTCCGTCTTCATACCTGTAAGTTTCTTTTTCGGCACCGTCGAGTACAAGATGCTTTTTGTGTGTTTCAACGTAATTCATGATTTTTTCTACGATTCTGATTTCTTCCCCTGATAGATCAGATGCTACATTAATGTCCATCATATTTACCCCGTCCTTTCATAACTCTTCAGACCTTTGCTGTTTACGAATAAAAAAGCAAAAACAACTGATGTGTATATTATATAACATAACAGAGAACATTACAAGTGCATTTTCATAAAAAAAATTCTATAACCAATTTGTCTATTGTGCATAATGCATATACAAAGATCCCGGTCAGCATTTGTCAGCTTCTGACCGGGATCCGGAATATTTTAAGGAGATGAAAATTGTTTATGCGTATACCTTGTCATCATACTTGTAAAGAACAAGTGTGACATTGAGATTTCCGTTGAGAGTTCTGATCTCATCGATGAAAGCCTTCTGGTTGGCACTGTTGTTCATTTCAATGCTGTAGATGAGTTCAAAGAGTGTACCGAATTCAGTAGTCTTTACTCTCTTGAGTCTCCAGTCGGTTGAGTACTTGCTGAGTACATTGTCGAAGAGACCTACGTAGTTGAGGTTTTCCGGAATGGAGATCTTGAGTGTCATGCTGCTTGTTGCCGGAGCACCGAACTTTGTCTTGTGAAGAATTGTGATGATAGCAGCGATGATAGCAAGGAAGATAAATGCGTATCCGATATATCCGAGACCGCAGATAAGACCTGTTGCTGTTGCGTAGAATACGTAAGCGATCTGCTTCGGATCACCAGGGGCACTTCTGAATCGTACCAGAGTGAATGCACCCGCAAGACTGAGTGAGCTTGCCACGTTGTTTCCGATGGTTGCAATTACGATGGCTACGATAGGAGGGAGCATGATGATGGTCCATACATAGCTCTGTGAGTAGCCTTCCTTTTTATTTGTTATAAGGTAGATGAGACTGATTATGAATCCGGCTGCAACTGCGCTCAGTGTAGCCATGAGAAATGTGTTCAGAGCAAGCTCTGATTCGAGAAATATAGAATTGAACATTGTAATTTATCCTTTCAGTATTATGGAAAGCTGAGGTCCGGCGGATCATTTTTCTGCAGGCAGAGCTTTCCGGAGTAAAGCTTTAGTGAGTTTCTGTTACAAATGCTTTGAAAGCACGTCCGTATTTTGAGAAACTTGTTTTGTAGATTCCGAGCTCTGCGAGTTTTTCAGAAAGCCACATTGGCATTGAAGCACCGATCTTGATCTCCATGAGATACTGACCCGGAGCAAGAAGCTGAACACCGTAGTTCGGCTTGTCGAGGCTTACGTCGAATCTTCTCTGAGTGATTGCACGGTCGAAAGTAAGACGGAAACTGCTGTCGTCTTTTCCGAAGTAAGCTGATCTCTGGTAGCTGATATACTGTTTAGGCTCAACCGGATAGTTCTTCAGGAATACAACGAGTTCGTTGAGCACCTGATGCTGAATGTAAGCTTTTGAGCCTGTTGTAGTTAATTCCGGAAGTTTTCCTTCAAGAAGGAATGCATTTGCCTGTCCGAGCGTGAGTGATATCCTTCTCTTGGTTACGATTCCGCCGATCTTCTTCTTGATCTCAAGGAATACCATATCGTCATCCTTTGCGGGTGATGCGTAGCTGCGGAGTCTGATCTTTTCCTTGTAGTATGGCTTTTCAAGAGATTCACGTATAAGGTAGTTGTCCGGTGTATCATAATATACATTGTAGATGCCGTATTCTTTACCTCCTACGCAGTATTCATCGAAGTTCATGTACTCACCTAAAACGGAGCTGAGAGCATGAAACTGATTTTCGTCCAGAATGAATTTGATCTCCTGCCTCTTGAAAGTACTGATTGCCATAGAATCACATCCTTATCCTGTAAAATGTTGTAATCGTTGTAATCCCGGAATCCCGTTCCCTTTTGACAATTATATTTTAGAATATATATCTTAAAATAATCTTAAAGCTTTTAAGATTATTTGCGGATATATACTATTATAATACTGGCAAAAATCATAAATGAAATGATATTTCACGCAGATTTCTGTAATATTTAACATCAAAGACTCAAAAAAGACACAAACATGAACCTGATTGTGTTTTTTTTCTTAAGAAATTCGGCAAAATATGACGTAAAAACCGCAAAATATGATAAGTCCAGCTTTTCAAAAAGAATAAACATTAAAATAGTATTAATCGTTTTCATAAATGAAATTTGTTTTCACACAGATTTCTGCTGGCTTTAACTTTTAAGAAACAAAAAAGACATAAACCGAAGCTATAATGATGCTGTAAAAAGAAATTCAGCAAAAAACGGCAACATAACAGCAAGATACAAATTGAAAAAACGGATCGTTCTTTTTTTGACGGGCGCACGGCGACAAAGATCCGGTTCGGATCTTTTGCCGGGCAGAACATGATACGTATGAAGTAATGTACTGGAAAGAGGTTAGGCTAATGAACAGACAGAAGAATACAAGAACAATTTTAAGCGGTATACTTTCACTTGTTATTGCAGGATCCTACACAGGTGCCGCATTTTACGGAACAGAAGCAAACGCATCCGAAGAGGCGAAGACAGAAGCGGTATCAGGTGATGTGAACGGCGACGAGAGCGTAAACTCATCCGATCTTCTGGCAATGACAAAATACCTTTTAGGCAATGACGTTAAGATCGTTAAGGAAAACGCTGACTTAAACAGTGACGGAAAAGTAAATATCATCGATGCTGTACTTTTAACAGGAAAGCTCAGGGGCGACGGAACAGATCCGGCGCCAGAACCAGGTGCTGAACCTTCTGCAGATCCGGCCGGAGAAACAAAGACCATAACACTTAAAGGTGCTTCAGCTGCTGCAGAAGGAAGCGGAGTTAAGGTCGAAGGAAGTATAATTACAATAAGTGAGCCTGGTACATATGCAATAAGCGGTAAACTTGATGACGGTCAGATCATCGTTGACGTTGACAAGACAGCATATCCGGAAGGCGTTGTTGAACTTTCACTTGAAGGCGCAGAGATCACATCGAAGACTACATCACCTGTTTATGTGGCATCGGTTGCTGATGAGTGTGTGATAAAGCTTAAGAAGGGTACCGAAAACGTAATTTCGGACAGTAAGGAATATACCAATGCCGACGGATCAAGCGGTGCCATCTATTCAAAGGATGACCTTAAGATCAAGGGAAAGGGCAGCCTTACAGTAAACGGTAACTGCACAGACGGTATCGTAGGCAAAGATTCAGTGAAGATCTTCAACGGTACGGTTACAGTAAATGCAGTGGATGACGGTATCAGGGGCAAGGACAGCGTTAAGATCGGTGACTCCGATGATACTGAATTCACAGATCTTGTCGTTACTGTAAACAGCACGGGGGGTGACGGAATCAGAGCTACAAACGGTTCTGAAGAAGGCAAAGGCAAGGTCATCATCAACGGCGGTACAGTAAATGTAACTTCATATGCTGACGGAATACAGGCTGAGCAGACTTTCACCATGAACGGCGGTGACCTTACAGTTAAGACATATGAAGGCAGCACATACACTGCTTCCGGATCGCAGACAGGCGGAAACACTAATCCGTGGGGCGGCAGAGGCGGCATGGGAATGGACGGCAATGCCAACAAGACAGACATTTCTGCAAAGGGTATCAAGGCAGTCGGTATATATGACGAAGCAGGCACTGCATGGCAGTCGGGCGGCGACATCATCATAAGCGGAGGTACTGTTACTGTGGATTCTTCCGACGATGCTCTCCACTGCGGCGGCAGCATGACTCTCACAGGCGGCGTCTTCACGATAGCAACTGCTGATGACGCGTTCCATTCGGATCATGAACTTACCATCGGAACAAAGGATTCAGGTAAGTATGACGATGTGCAGATCTTTGTTTCAAAGTGCTACGAGGGTGTTGAAGGCGTAACTATCAACCAGAACTCAGGTACAGTTTACGTGGTTTCCGGCGATGACGGCTACAATGCCGCAGGCGGAAACGACGGTTCCGGAAACACTGCTCAGGGTCCGTGGGGCGGTGGAGGATTCGGCAGCGGATCTACCGGTACGCTTAATGTAAACGGCGGTCTTGTTGTCGTAAATTCCGCAAGCGGAGACCATGACGCACTTGACTCGAACGGAAACATAAATCTTAACGGCGGATTTGTATATGTAAACGGTCAGGAGCCTCTTGACTGCGGCGACGGCGGCAGCTACTCCATTAAGTACAACGGCGCAAGCGTTATCACGATGACTGCCGGCAATACAAACCTGAAGACAGTTTACTCATTCAAGGATGCTTCCGGCAACGTGATCGCATCATTCTACGGTGCTTCAGGAAATCCGGGACAGAACTGTACAAACTCAACTGCATGGACAGGCGGTACAGTATCCGGCGGAACAGCTGTCTGCGGCGGTAATGTAACTCTCGGCGGAACAGCAAGCGGCGGCACACAGATCACAGCAGCTGCATCATCCGGCGGCATGCAGCCTGGCGGTCCGGGAGGACAGGGCGGCCGTCCGGGAAGAAACTGGTGATAATCATCAGATAGATATTCATATATTTTTCATCATTATACCTCTTTTTCGCAGTGAACGCAGGTAAATTCCTCGTTCACTGCAAACTATGAAATTTTCCCCCAAATTTTCATACCTTAACGCAGACCGCTCTCCGGTACAAAACTGGAGAGCGGTTTGTGGTTTATGTGTGAAAATGATAAATGAACTGTGGTCAGGCATGCCGCAGAAAAGGTTGAACCGAAGTTTTGCTCCGGTTCGGTTTAAATTCAAATTTTCAATTCTGAAAATTTGAATGGCGCGTTTTTGATATGTATTATTATTGAAAATAAAATTTGATATTAATTTGCAGATAAAAAACGTTCACAGCACGATGTTGCTCCAGCGCTATGGACGTTTAAGTATATTTGAACAAGAAATTTTACTCGCTATATCTGAGTTGAAATATTACTTTGTGGAGCATTTAAGATAATGAGTTTGATTGTGTATTTACAATTCTTCTTAAATTTACTTATGCTTAATTGAACTAAACACACATATTATTTGTTTTTATATGTAATATATTATGTTACTACACAAATATCTGTAGCGAGTATTTACTTATATCAATTAATATGATATTATAAATTCATATTATTAAAATGAGAGG from Ruminococcus sp. HUN007 includes:
- a CDS encoding DUF4956 domain-containing protein gives rise to the protein MFNSIFLESELALNTFLMATLSAVAAGFIISLIYLITNKKEGYSQSYVWTIIMLPPIVAIVIATIGNNVASSLSLAGAFTLVRFRSAPGDPKQIAYVFYATATGLICGLGYIGYAFIFLAIIAAIITILHKTKFGAPATSSMTLKISIPENLNYVGLFDNVLSKYSTDWRLKRVKTTEFGTLFELIYSIEMNNSANQKAFIDEIRTLNGNLNVTLVLYKYDDKVYA
- a CDS encoding polyphosphate polymerase domain-containing protein; the protein is MAISTFKRQEIKFILDENQFHALSSVLGEYMNFDEYCVGGKEYGIYNVYYDTPDNYLIRESLEKPYYKEKIRLRSYASPAKDDDMVFLEIKKKIGGIVTKRRISLTLGQANAFLLEGKLPELTTTGSKAYIQHQVLNELVVFLKNYPVEPKQYISYQRSAYFGKDDSSFRLTFDRAITQRRFDVSLDKPNYGVQLLAPGQYLMEIKIGASMPMWLSEKLAELGIYKTSFSKYGRAFKAFVTETH
- a CDS encoding carbohydrate-binding domain-containing protein: MNRQKNTRTILSGILSLVIAGSYTGAAFYGTEANASEEAKTEAVSGDVNGDESVNSSDLLAMTKYLLGNDVKIVKENADLNSDGKVNIIDAVLLTGKLRGDGTDPAPEPGAEPSADPAGETKTITLKGASAAAEGSGVKVEGSIITISEPGTYAISGKLDDGQIIVDVDKTAYPEGVVELSLEGAEITSKTTSPVYVASVADECVIKLKKGTENVISDSKEYTNADGSSGAIYSKDDLKIKGKGSLTVNGNCTDGIVGKDSVKIFNGTVTVNAVDDGIRGKDSVKIGDSDDTEFTDLVVTVNSTGGDGIRATNGSEEGKGKVIINGGTVNVTSYADGIQAEQTFTMNGGDLTVKTYEGSTYTASGSQTGGNTNPWGGRGGMGMDGNANKTDISAKGIKAVGIYDEAGTAWQSGGDIIISGGTVTVDSSDDALHCGGSMTLTGGVFTIATADDAFHSDHELTIGTKDSGKYDDVQIFVSKCYEGVEGVTINQNSGTVYVVSGDDGYNAAGGNDGSGNTAQGPWGGGGFGSGSTGTLNVNGGLVVVNSASGDHDALDSNGNINLNGGFVYVNGQEPLDCGDGGSYSIKYNGASVITMTAGNTNLKTVYSFKDASGNVIASFYGASGNPGQNCTNSTAWTGGTVSGGTAVCGGNVTLGGTASGGTQITAAASSGGMQPGGPGGQGGRPGRNW